The Oncorhynchus kisutch isolate 150728-3 linkage group LG14, Okis_V2, whole genome shotgun sequence genomic sequence ttcaagcatggtggtggttgcatcatggtatgggtgtTCTTGAAAAACTGGATAAAACAACGTGATGGAGTGTTGTGTATTGAGCTTAGTGGTGGTGGGCATGTTATGGCGTTCATGTTTGCCTGCGCAATTAGCCTAAACTGAAGTTTCTGCCTCTTTATTGGACATTACTTTCACTATGTCACGGAAACAGGCAAAACCTTGTCCAGTCTGATTTACACCAGCCACTGGGAGAGGaatcatctttcagcaggacggTAATCaacaacacaaagccaaatctacactggagttagttatcaagaagacagtgaatgttcctgagtagccaAGTTACAGTTTCatcttaaatctgcttgaaaacctatggcaagacttgaacattgctgtctagccatgatccccaacaccttgaccgagatataaaaaaaaatatatatatatatatatatatatatatgctcagctgtaatcgcagccaaaggtgattctaacatgtatagaCTCTTACCTAATCAAGGTATATTTAAGCAATGAGGCCCAAGGAGGTgtgctatatggccaatataccacggctaagggttgtcCTTAagcgcaacgcagagtgcctggacacagcccttagctgtggtatattagccatataccacaaaccccagaggtgccttactgctatcATGAACTGGTTACCAATTTAATtatagcagtaaaaataaatgttttgtcggtctgatataccacagctgtcagccaatcagcattcagtgctcaAACCACCCCATTTATAAGTGTTTTGTATTTAATTAATctttaaaaatattatttttcttccactttggcattataagaatttgttcttaatggacttgcctagttaaataaaggttcaattaaaaaaacattacaaaatTACATATGTTTTGTCAAGGATCTTCACAAAATACTgacttaaatccatttgaatcccactttgtaacaaaatCAAATGTGACGAAATCCAAGGGGGGTGTTGACTTTCTATAGGATCTTGCAAACTCTGGCTTTTGCAGCATTATTTATGATTGTGTTTTTTAACATTGGGCATTTGTGTTCTTCTCCACTAGTCTACGATGAACAGTTCAGTGCTGAATTCCAGTCAGTTGGGGGATTCCCCCTTCTACCCAGGGAAGACTACCTACGGGGGAGCAGCTGCTGTTAGAACAGCCCGTTCACGCACAGCCATACCTTACCAGGTAGTTCTCTATAACTCAACAATGTTTCCCTATTGATTTTCTCCTAGGCAAGAAACAATATTCTGTGGGAAATTTGACTGCTATATTTTCCGCTCTAGGCTCCATTGCGGAGACAGATCAAGGCCAAGCCTGCTGGGGCTCAGCCCTGTGGGGTGACCAGCGCTACCGCCCGACGCATCCTACAGTCCCTGGAGCGCATGTCCAGCCCCCTCGCTGTGAGTACACATATTTTAATTGAATATGGAATCCTCAGATTAGCAGGAACAGGGGCTTACTCAGCCTGGCACAATGGTTACAGAACCATTCTATTTTATTGTGTAGACCTTTCAACCTCAGTCAGCTTTATACCTTACATTTTCTATTTATATTCTATTTCTGGAAAAGTGATTTGAGAAGTGGTGAATCCTCACAAGGAAGTGAAGTTAACATCTCAACTTGGCTACCAAGTAATGGTAAATATTGGTTGTTTATGTTAACAAGTGCATCACAGTTGTGTGTTTGTCTTAACAGGATGCCAAGAGAATCCCCTCTACAGTTTCCTCTCCCTTATCAACAGTAAGAGTATTTCTCTTTAAACTTTTTAGGTCCTCCATTGTTGTCATTGTCATGATCTCACAGTTATTTCTCCTATGTCCTTCAGTCACTGGATGGCAGCACTCTACACCTTTCACATTTTCAGGCCAAAAAGAAACTGGTAAGTGTTTATCTTCGAAACACCCTTTATAAAATCTCTTGACACTGACAATTGACATTATggctggtctcctctcctctacgtGTGTTTGTTAACCAGTTTTCTCCCAGCTGTTTGTCCACAATATTATGAACCCCAACAACTAACATGCACAGCAGCAGCTGAAAGGTCTTGAGCCAAACACTGCGGTTAGTTGGTGTGAACAGTGGTGTCATTGTTAGTTCCTCCTGCCCCTTTTATTCCTGTCTGCTGAAGTTAATGGGTGTCAGGCTGCGGCAGCTGTTCACCACTGCTCTGCTGTGTTTATGCGCTGAGTCTGTGAGCAGGCGTGTGTTTTAAGTaagcgggtgtgtgtgtgagtgagtgaagaGTGTGTTTGTAAGCATTTGTGAGcatgtgtgtctctttgtgttgCTATCTAGTAGGGTTAGCTATGCCAAAGCTGGATGGCTGTCCGTAACTGTCAAATGGTCCAGCTGTGACAGCTGGTCACTAAGCCCTGACAATGGGCCGTTGAGAAGTAAGGGAGTCTGACAAGACTGTCCAGATCCATAGATGGCTTTTTGGGGCAGAAGGCTCGAGGGCTGGTTCCTCTCAATGTTGTGGTCATATTGACTAAGTGCTACCTTTTTTTGAGATTTCTCAAGGACCATGCAAACATTTTGTTACAATGAAAGTTTGGCAGTGGTACGTGCCAGATTATTAGAACTTTTATTTGGCCAGATTAATCCAGCTGTGGATAATGGCCATATATGGATTGGAGAGCTGACACAAACATTTTAATGTTGTACTTTATGTGTGCTCGCGGGCCTTGGACACCTTGTTTTGAGTATTTATCGGACGTTTTTGTGTGTTCGCCCTCCAGCTGGACTCTCCCCTCCCCCCAGTCCAGAAGCTGGTGATCCCGGCTGCAGCGTCAGTGTCAGGGAACCGTTCCATGTCCTTCAGGCCCTCTCTGACCCCTGGGGGCCTGGCTCGGACCCCTAGAGACACGGTGAGGACCCCTAGCACCACCTCCACATTAGTCAGCTAATGGCTTCTACGCATCCATCCAACTACCGCAAATTAACTATAGATGATGTGTTGGGAAGTTTTCCCCAAACTCAGACCGCCAATGACTGTTTCTACATGTTGAATCGGGACCAACTACGATGTCCAGCTACTGTGTCCAGCGGCGATCAACTGAGAACACACACCGTGCTGATTCATTTAAAACCTGTCCATAGATGCTTGGATAGATGTGTAGAAGCCTTTACAAACTAAGTCTgttgtattgcttgctgttttattAGTTGCTTTCCAAATTACAGCCAGACTGCTGCTTGTGTTTCATGTTCCACCTCTGCTTTGCCTCCAGCCCACAAGACAATCCCCTCTGATTCCTGAAGCAGTGGCAGGTCCTTCTCAAAGCACAAGCAGCATTCTACCCACCTACCCTCTGTCCAGCACTCCTGCATTCAGCAGCACAGGGTCAGGAGGTGGGAAGATGAAAAGGGAGAGGACCAGCACAAGACCCTCTTCCAAACGTCCTGAAGACCAGGTGGATTCTCCCTTCTTACTCTCTGTGAcccctctcctttctggggagaaAAGTTTGGTTTCCCGGCAAATGATAAACAAATTATTTTGTTCAGAAAAGGTTGAAAGTGAGATTTAAAAATACCCCTTCTGTGTAGAAGTGATCTGGTGCTGCATGCTGTTTTAAATACTCCATTTGACTCTCTCTTCAGATCGCTGAGCTATCGGACCTGCCAGCCATCTCGCTCCCCCACAGCCCGTCCTTCAGTCTGCCCAGCTTCAGCTTCTTCCAGCCTCCCACCGCCACAGTCACGCCCACTGCCGCTCTCACTACCTCACCTGTCCTGGAGGAGCCCATCCCTAACAAGGTCCGTCCAGCTCCATTtgcttacatcccaaatggcaccccattccctatatggtgcactaattttgaccctattccctatatggtgcactacttgtgaccaggccatttgggatgcaggctttGACATTGTGACTTCCACTAGCTTTATTTAAATGTGTTCAGTGTTCATCCTAATAACCATGAAGGCCTAGTGAATAAATAGTGTGACATCTACTGAAACTGACCTGGATCAGTTGTCGTCTTTATTCCAGGTGCCACCGACTACagccccctctacccctccctccacacCTTTCACCTTCTCCTCCCCCATCGTCATGGCAACTGCTGCTAGCCCACCGTCCTTCTCCCCGTCTGTAAGTCCCAAAGCTTTACTGCAGCTTGAGTATGCCTGCTGTGATGACAGTATTACCCCTATAGAATATTGTTTCTGTTTTTGACACTCAACAGTGAGTTCATATTCTTACTCCTGTACCAGGTATTGAAACCAAACCTTGCACTGTCGGATGTTGGTAATTTTTGTTTGTCTTTCAGTCTGGATTTACCTTCAGTGCACCTGTAGTGAAAACGGGTCTGTCACTATCCAACGGGAAGATGGCCACCCCAGTATTGGCAGCAGGTAAGGTTGGATCAACTCCAGAATAAGAACAAGATCAAGATCCAAACCTTGATGTAAAGGGAAATTAATTTCATAGCTAATAGTTGTTTCCATTGGTGTCTCTGTAGTGAAGCACGCTGCCAGTGAGAGCATGGATGAGTTTGAAGGGCCATATAAACCAGCCAAGGTGTTGAAACAGGGCAGTGTTCTGGACCTCCTGAATGGACCTGGTGAGAATTACCTGTGATGATTTATCTTGATGACTCAAGTCCGTTGCCATAAACTGGTACTCCATCAGCTGTCATGACGGTTATGGCAACTGTTATGTTGCCATTTTAATGGGAGGGTTCAAATTTTGTTTTAGTGGTTTTTAACCCCTTGTCTTCTTCTCCATAGGATTTGCCGTTCCTGTTACTCAGACATCCCCTGTCCCCAAAGCCCACCAGGAGACCCCAGCACTGTCCACCAACACCCCCTCCCTTGGGGACTTGTTCAAAGCGACAACCGGTTCCTGGGATTGTGACGCCTGTGTGGTGCAGAACAAACCCACTGACACCAAGTGTGTGACCTCTGTGACCCCACAACTAAACTCTGGCTCCTCTTTAGCAAAAACCGACAGTATACCCTTGTTGTCCGGGCTGGAgggttccaccaccaccactactcccGCTGCAACTTTTGGGGCCCTGTTCACAAAGCCTGCAGGAAGCTGGGACTGTGACACTTGTCTGGTTCAGAACAAGCCTGATGCTGTCAAATGTGTGGCCTGTGAGACAACCAAGCCTGGGACTGGAGTTAAGGCCACACTGACTATGCCTGCCTTCTTGGAGGCTAAGACTCTGCCCGCTGCTGCCCCACTCCTGGGCTTCGGAGACAAGTTTAAGAAGCCAGAGGGAGCATGGGAGTGTGGCGTGTGCATGGTGCAGAACAAGGCGCAGGACACCAAGTGTGTTTCCTGTGGGATCGCTAAGCCAGGTAGTGAGACGAGAGAACAACCTGGtgcttattattttattttttaagttgCCCCATACTGCTATCTTGGCCAAATGTTCAGTTTACATCAGAAGATCTTCAAGGGAGTGTTTAAATGATGTGAATCTGATGCAAATgtacatgtttatatttttgctgaTCGCTCATATCTTCATCTACCTAACAGGAGCAACGGCTGCGCCTCCATCTCTAACTCCCGCCCCTGTCAGCGCCACTCCTCTACTAGGCTTTGGGGCCCAGTTCAAGAAGCCAGAGGGAGCGTGGGAGTGTGACGTGTGCTGTGTTGAGAACAAGGGAGCAGACAAGGAGTGTGTGGCCTGTCAGACCCCCAATCCTGGAGCTAAAGTAGAGCCCAAAGGTATGTACAGCTGTCAACTGCCATCTTTGTGTGTTCTAGAGGCTTTGTCATTTTAGCGAGATCTTTGATTTTATTGAGGATAGATGTGAAGCCTGAACGTGCTAAGGAAATTCAtaagtattatttttttttttttctaactCATTAATGTGATCCCTGGTTTCTTTCAGCATTTGGTTCCTCATCGTTTGGtatccagtcctcttctgactctGGGGGATTCAAGTTTGGCATGGGGGCGTCATCGGACTCTGGTTCTGGGGGATTCAAATTCGGCGGCACCCTCTTGGACTCCTCATCTTCAGGGGGCTTCAAATTTGGTGCATCTGCCTCATCGGACTCTACCTCGACAGACACCAGCAGCTCTGCAGGCTTCAAATTTGGAGGCTCCTCTGAGGGATGCAAATTTGCAGCTTCAGCTGCTTCCACCCCTGCAGTGGACGAGGGGAAGAAGGCTGAAGCCCCCAGTATGGGTGCCGGGTTCAAATTCAGCGTCGGCGGTGGGCTCTCGTTCGGCAATACAGCAGCTGCTAGCACGGAGAGCGAACCCCCTTACAGTGGGTTCTCCTTTCATCTGGTGGCAACCTctgattcctcctcctctactttcaGCCTCCCTGTTTCTACAGAGAATGACAGTGGAGCTTCTACAGAAACCACGACTACCACCACAGCAGCAGCGCCTATGTTTGGGAAGCTGGCTGAAGCCAAGACTACTGCGCTGACCACACCACTAGGGGGCAGCATATTCAGGGAATCACTAGAGAAAGACAAGGCCCCTTCTTTCACCTTTGGGAAGCATGAGAAGGAGGTTGCCTCTATGGGTTCTGGGTTCCTGTTCAGTGTTCCTAGTAAAGAGGGGGTGGCATCAGCTCCATCTACAGGCTTTTCCTTCAGTAAGCCAGACCCACCTAAAGACCAGCCCAATGCACCTGCCTTGGCCTTTGAGAAGCCGGAAGACCAGAGTGAGACCCCAGCAGCAGAAGCCCCTAAGCCCTCATTCAGCTTTGGGCAAAGCACAACAGGTGAGAGGAATACTCTGCTGCAGTAGTTAATATTGTTATTAACCTGTTTTGTATTTGTCGATTTTATGAATGGATGTTCTACTATGGAATTGATTCTTTTTCTTTGTGCTATTTTTATTTTTCACTATTTAACTGTTTGTAATTAATGTAAACACTGTCTACACTTAAACCATGATATAATTCTTCACTTAATTCCATTGTTTTCCTTGTAGATGCTGCAGCCCCAAAGCCAGCATTTGGGTTCATGGcaagcaccaccaccacctcttctTCCAGCAGCTCTACCCCAGCCCCCATCCCGGCCCCCAGTACCTTCCTGTTCGGGCAGAGTGCCTCTACTGAGGCCACCCCAGCCAAGTCCTTCTTGTTTGGGCAGAGCCAGGACAGCCTGCCTGCCCCTGCAGTCTCTCTGAACCCTGGCCCGGCTCAGCCCTTCCTGTTTGGGTCTGGACCTAATGCTGCTGCTCCCTCCTTcacttttggagcagtggcaccCTCCACTGCAGGTTGGTTCCCTTTAGGACTTCTTTTAAAGGGGGTTTTCCACCCCTGATGTGCCACTGCATCATTTTACTCATCTGCAATTTATAGTATAGTGCTTTTTCTACACACTTTGCACAGAGAATAACTTTTAGCTGTTAACGGCTTTGACCAATGATTGACTACTTTAGCACTCTTGTTTTAGTTGGCTGAAATGTAGTCTGTGAATGATAAAACACTTACCCACCTCTATATCTGGTCACCTCCATCAGCAGCCCCTGCTCCGTTTGTATTCAGCCCTGCCTCCTCCACTGGGTTTGGGTCAGGACAAGCTCCTAACTTTGGTCAGGGCACCCCCCATCCCAGTGCCCCAGCGTTTGGTTCCCCTGCCCCGTCCCCCTTCTCTGCCACTGCCTCCCAGCCCCCTGCCTTCGGAGCCAAGCCCAACTCTGTCCCCGTGTTTGGCCACCAAGCCAACTCCACTCCTGCTTTTGGCTCATCCGCCCCCACCACACCAGGTGGGTTACTACTGTCACAttgtttggggctgttttttgtgtgtgtgatttctaaaaatacattttagccACTCAGTCTGATTACATTTTCATCATGCAATGTCAGAGTCCCTTTTTTATGCCTGGTTTTACCAGGTGGAGGTTTCCAGTTCGGCGGAGCCAGTGTGTTCGGCACCTCCAGTAACAGCACGGGGGTGTTTGCTTTCGGAGGGGCACCAGGAGGGTCCCCCGCCCCTTCTGCCACGCCCTCCATCGCACCCCAACCCAGTGCACCTGGAAGTGGTTTCAACTTTGCAGCGCCCCCTACCTTTAATATTGGGTGAGTCAAACAGCTCCGACTCGTGAGAAGGGACCATTGGATTGGTGCAAATTCAACTGCCCATATGCACATACATTGGTATTCATATTCTCTCTGAACTTCTGCATGGCCTGGTTAAAGCATGCATTCAGTTATTAGTCCCAATTGTGACGATAAAAAAACTGCAAGTTATTGGATGTGTGTGTGCTACATTTGAAACCGGTGTTGATGATAATGTCATATCCCCTACTACAGATCAAAGAGCACCACCTTCACTGCAGCTGCCACCGGACAGCACTCAATCCCCGGTCGCAAGATCAAAACAGCCGTCCGACGTAAGAAGTAAAACATCCATCGGACTTGACTTGACCCTTTCAAGCAAAGGCGGGACTGCTTCCTCTGGACAAACACTGAAGTACTTAGGGGGTTCATCAGAGCATCCTTCACATGCTATCTGGGGATGTATGGGTTATACTCTGatgtggagggggtggagacctcAAAGAACCTAGAGAGAGGGACCCTTGTACAGGACATGTCAGACTTAAATAACCTATGACAGCAAAAACAACCACACAATCAAGTGAGACTTCTGCTTAACAAAAGCAAAGATATATATTTTCAACATCTGCAAACGTCAGCTAGAATTTAGGCATGACTTTTTGTGATTAAAATAAAGGCAAAAACTGAAGTTGAAAGTGTAAAAATATTACTGTTGCGTTGATTAGGTTATGAACGGCAAAAGTTCATGCAGAGGTTAATGAGAGCTGTAGGgcaaatcccaaatggcaccctattccctatagtgcacttcATTTAACCTGAGTTTGAAGCAGTGCACAACATGGGGTATGggatagggtaccatttgagacgTAGCCATGTTGTCAATGGCGTGTATGCTGTATGTACAGGTTTCTGTGTGCTGAATGACGCGTGCTTGTTATCCGTGTACAGATTTGAGGTGTGTTTTGGTTTCTTTGTACATGCtgagatgtgtgtgtctgtggcatgTGTGTATAAACTGAACGTACGTGTCATTCGTGGCAGCGGCCGTCAGACGGTCGAAGGTGAGAAACATGAATGTGTTTTAAATGGTGGAAGTGAGGAGGGTGGGGAAGGAGAGGACCGTTACTCCTGCGCTGTGGAGGTTGGGGCCGGAGGCTGATGCTTGAAGTTTCCTCCAACTTTGTAAATCTGTAGTTCCAAATCTGTTCTTATTCTTTTGTGGGGGTTTTTACCCCTCCCTCTGTCAGTCTCCATCTCCTTAATTTTCATATTCTCTCCCCTTTATTCTGATTCATATTCTCTGTTTGCCTCTCTTAATTGGCCTTTGAATATTATAAAAACCTGTAAATAGTGTTTGTTTTTTATCTGTGAAGTTGAATGTGTAATGTCGCGTTTACGTGCTTGTCGGCACTAGGAAATTTCCGACTTGCTGGTTGTAGTTAGTTACATGCAGCGTTCAACCAGTTAGCGAGTCAAATGTCCACGTTCCCGACTAGCACGTGAACGTGGCATTAAATCAACTCTGCGTTCAGCATTTTGTCGTTTAGAATTTATTATGTAAATCCCTATATTCAAAGTTGCCTgaaatccatttaaaaaaaaattaaatgcaaATTGGGATCCTTTGAAGACTAAAGGTATATTGGCTTTTCTGATCCACTTTTGTTTGGACCAAAACCAGTATTGTACAAAGcattagtatatatttttttattgcttGTTTAAATGGACTAGGGTGACTTTGGATAATAAGGAAGTCAATTTAATTTTAAAGCCATGATTCTTACTGGATGAGTGACACAATAACAACCATGGgtaattgccatcaataaaaccATTAAAACATATCTTAACATGTTATCATTCCTTTACCACAATAGGATTCATTTTGACAGAAGTTTGTTTTTATAAAGGAACTAGTATATCAAGAGAAAAAGAACAAAACCAGGGTGCCAATTTATCAATGTTATGATTTCGGGAAGCAACATCTCCCCTGAATGCAACAACTTTGGGGTTCTCTCAATAATGCTAATTTATCAATGTTATGAAAATTAACACCCCCCAATGGTTTAAACCATTTACCATTTTTATTTCTACATGGTTGCACAaagtctccctgtccactcagtAGTGCTGAGCTCTCTTAAAATGCATAGATTTTCCTTTGTGTTTGCCATGTGTCCTTGATAAAAAATAGCCAATGCCTCTATTCCAATGCTTTAGATTCACCATTGTTTGCTTTTGTCAGTTGGCTGTTTAGAGCACTCATTGCTTTTTCCGGGTCAGGGCAGGTATTGGTGTTCTCCATGGCCCCAAGTACCAGACCATTTTAGCTTTTTTTTCAATCAATGTCTTTCCTGGATCAGTTGATGGTCGACTATCACTATACAACTAGCCTTCAGCTAGACACCAATGCACATCCAACAAGTAGGCTATAAGTTTAATGACAGTAAGAGTGTGTATATATGCACAATATTATCTTTCCTTACATTAATGACAGTGTTAGTCATTATTAAGCATTTAACAATTGAATATGAACACGAACTTAAACCCTGTAGGAATCCTGGATCTTGGAGATTGTCAAATGTACTGCAAGTGTATATGTTGCACCGTGAAAAGTTCTCATGGGCACACATTCTCAACCTAGGTCTATGCCATTGCAAAATCAATTGCTTCTAACTGAAAGATGATCAGTTAGATGCAATTGATTTTGCAGGCCAGTGAAGTTCAACACAGAACAACAAACCATTTTGTATggccctcgctttgtgcacgggagcatgctgaaacaggaaagggccttccccaaattgccacaaagttggaagcacagaatcgtctagaatatcattgtttGCTGAAGCGTTAAGATGTCTTTTCGCTGTAACTAATGGGCCTGAACAATGAAAATAGCCCCagattattcctcctccaccaaactttacagtgtgCACTGCATTAGGGccagtagcgttctcctggcatccgccaaacccagattcgtctgtcagactgccagatggggaagtgtgattcatcactccagagaatgtgtttccagagtccaatggcagtgagcttttaCACCAcgccagtgagtgttgcaaccgaggataaACGATTTTTAaccgcttcagcactctgcggtcccgttctgtgaacttgtgtaggctaccactttgcggctgagccattgttgctcctagactttccacatcacaataacaaCTTACAGTTGAATGAGGCAGCTCTAGCTGGGCAGAAATTGTAtgaacttgttggaaaggtggtatcctgtaacagtgccacgttgaaagtcactgagctcttaagTATGGGCCGTTCTAATGctgatgtttgtctatggcgattgcatggttgtgtgctcgatttttaaTCACCTGTCATTAACAGTGTGGTTGAAAAAGCCGCATCCTCTAATTTGAAGGAGAATGGGTAGTGTACATAGGCTAACTGAACACGAACGTTGCATATTTTCAGTTGCCAGTAGTGACGTGTTTGAGCGCTGTCCCAGGTGGCGCCACACACAAGACTAATGTAGCTCCTCAGAATGGGGcagatgatttcagtttgtggctCTGGTAAATCTCTGCCGTTTCTCCGTTCTGCTTCACCGGAGTTCATGATGCGGCTTGTGTTGTCTGAAATCCTGCTTGCAGAGGTCAGGCTCTCAGTCACGATTAGAGTTCAGACGAAACCGGTGTTGCACAACCGTTCTGGTGGTCCTCCGGCACATGTCCCTTCAGCTGTGTAATGGTGGTCTCCGTATGACCGGCGACATCAAGTTGATACAGCAACCGTACCAATTTTATTTAGAGTACCAGtttgagtcataatacccataaaacctagcggttaAACAAGGAAATGGTTTCAATCGTTtcgattgtcatacttgagtaattgtaaagataccttaatagaaaatgactcaatgtcaggcggtgggtgtagctggtgcatgaagtcaggcgcaggagagcagcgATGAGTGAACGCACTCAAgaaaatagcaacagtaacagtaccaAATGTGCGAACAATAACAGTTGCGTGAAAACAGCACCTGGACAAAACCAGCCGGAAACGTACCGACATGAACAATAAACAATCATACACAAAGACgtagggggaacagagggttaaatacatgaccagtaattgggaaatgaaaaccaggtgtgtgggaaacaaagacaaaaccaatggaaaatgacccCCAGCTATTTTAGAGGAACCCTACTGCTCTCTTTTCAGTGTATTGGAATACATCCTTGCACACCTCACAATCTGGGGGTGAAATCTCAGGTCTGAGGGTTGTGCTGACAAAACATCAGATCCAGGAATGCAATGTCCACTCCTTCCCCTGGCTTAGATCCGCTGGAGCACGAAGAACCACCTGACCTACCGCGTAGAGGAGCTAGGGCACTGGCAGAGACAGCTGGTAGCATTGCAAGAGTAGACCAGGGGATGGCTGCCTTAGTGAAGGTAGAGTGGATTCAGGGTGTATGCAGGGCTAGTTGGGACACTTGAGACACACTGCACTGCCCTTGATACCTTTAGAACAGACGAGGAGACACtgtctgtgtttacacaggcagcccaattctgatatttttttccacaattttttttatttttattttaccttttatttaactaggcaagtcagttaagaacaaattcttattttcaatgacggcctaggaacagtgggttaactgcctgttcaggggcagaacgacagatttgtaccttgtcagctcagggatttgaacttgcaaccttccggtaactagtccaacgctctaaccactaggctaccctgccgccccactaggctaccctgcctgtctaattggtcttttgaccaataacatcagatcgtttcacatcagatctttttcagagctgatctgattggtcaaaagaccaattagagaAAAAAAGAGCAGAATTGGTCTGCTTGTCTAAACACAGGCATAGAGATGCAACCAACATCTGATGATGTTCAGATTTCGAAGTGTTGTGTAGAACCAGGTGATTGGTGATCATGTAGAATAGGGAATCTGGTCCACAGATACTACATTCCCATGACTCGGGACATTCTAAATGTTGCTGCTCACCCTCCATGACTGTAAATGACCCTCTCTTGTCATGTGTGGGATTTAAACTGATTTCATGGTTGTTGGGTGTTTCCAGGTGAAGGCGATCGCTGAGCGCTGTCTGCAGGAGAAGGTCCTGTACAGGCAGGTGCTGAGGGAGTGTGCGGTGTTCAGATTTCAATGTGTTGTGTAGAACCAGGTGATTGGTGATCATGTAGAATAGGGAATCTGGTCCACAGATGCTGAGCTGAAGCTGGAGGTGGAGCTGGCTGAGGAGATCATCCACCTGATCAGATCCACCTGGTCCTGGACAAC encodes the following:
- the LOC109903369 gene encoding nuclear pore complex protein Nup153 isoform X3; amino-acid sequence: MVNAMTGQLEQLSGAESIFNLAMAATGGGKIRSRRCHSASKPYAKSKQQQPGLISRVTDTVKSIVPSWLQKYFRNGEAAEGGGAVVGAEQNSQAPPPNGSEEVAPRPDGRDTPEPGTSNTEPSTSRASLNFQDVLSRPPLNRSHLHFPSLDTSLARRGPSSLFSQPSTSSAPFVGASPSFSLVKEIKDNSSQHEDDNISTTSGFSSRASDKDVPNSKTASLPQLWSPEMDRTHSGPQQSQSSLKKPAFNLSVFGTSSTVSVSQSSQSSTSTMNSSVLNSSQLGDSPFYPGKTTYGGAAAVRTARSRTAIPYQAPLRRQIKAKPAGAQPCGVTSATARRILQSLERMSSPLADAKRIPSTVSSPLSTSLDGSTLHLSHFQAKKKLLDSPLPPVQKLVIPAAASVSGNRSMSFRPSLTPGGLARTPRDTPTRQSPLIPEAVAGPSQSTSSILPTYPLSSTPAFSSTGSGGGKMKRERTSTRPSSKRPEDQIAELSDLPAISLPHSPSFSLPSFSFFQPPTATVTPTAALTTSPVLEEPIPNKVPPTTAPSTPPSTPFTFSSPIVMATAASPPSFSPSSGFTFSAPVVKTGLSLSNGKMATPVLAAVKHAASESMDEFEGPYKPAKVLKQGSVLDLLNGPGFAVPVTQTSPVPKAHQETPALSTNTPSLGDLFKATTGSWDCDACVVQNKPTDTKCVTSVTPQLNSGSSLAKTDSIPLLSGLEGSTTTTTPAATFGALFTKPAGSWDCDTCLVQNKPDAVKCVACETTKPGTGVKATLTMPAFLEAKTLPAAAPLLGFGDKFKKPEGAWECGVCMVQNKAQDTKCVSCGIAKPGATAAPPSLTPAPVSATPLLGFGAQFKKPEGAWECDVCCVENKGADKECVACQTPNPGAKVEPKAFGSSSFGIQSSSDSGGFKFGMGASSDSGSGGFKFGGTLLDSSSSGGFKFGASASSDSTSTDTSSSAGFKFGGSSEGCKFAASAASTPAVDEGKKAEAPSMGAGFKFSVGGGLSFGNTAAASTESEPPYSGFSFHLVATSDSSSSTFSLPVSTENDSGASTETTTTTTAAAPMFGKLAEAKTTALTTPLGGSIFRESLEKDKAPSFTFGKHEKEVASMGSGFLFSVPSKEGVASAPSTGFSFSKPDPPKDQPNAPALAFEKPEDQSETPAAEAPKPSFSFGQSTTDAAAPKPAFGFMASTTTTSSSSSSTPAPIPAPSTFLFGQSASTEATPAKSFLFGQSQDSLPAPAVSLNPGPAQPFLFGSGPNAAAPSFTFGAVAPSTAAPAPFVFSPASSTGFGSGQAPNFGQGTPHPSAPAFGSPAPSPFSATASQPPAFGAKPNSVPVFGHQANSTPAFGSSAPTTPGGGFQFGGASVFGTSSNSTGVFAFGGAPGGSPAPSATPSIAPQPSAPGSGFNFAAPPTFNIGSKSTTFTAAATGQHSIPGRKIKTAVRRKK